The stretch of DNA GGAATGCGGTTTTTGAAATATTCATATTAGGGTATGAATATACAAAAAACCCCCGGCTTTCACAAGCCGGGGGTTTTTATCTGTGATTTTCTATCAGCTAAACTTTAGGTCTTACCACCTGAAGTTAAAACCTGAATTGTTCGTCATGTTGAAAATTGATGTATAGCCAACGACCGAACCGGCGCCGGAAATCAATACAGAACCGCGCTCGGTACCGCCACTTGTTGTTGCGGCATCAAATACTGTACCTGCCAAGTTGCCGACAGTTGCTGTTGTGAAGTTCCACCCTTCATTGGACTGCAACACCCTTGTGGTTGAACCCATAGAAGTCTTATCCAGTTTGAAAAAGGTTACTGTTGCTGTTACAGCAGTTCCGCTTTGGTTAAGAGCGTTGATAACTGTGATCCAAGCTGTGGTGTTACCTGTACCACCACCATACCAGAAGCCTCTGTCAGCAGAAGCTGTTCCCGCAGTCATCATGACCGCAACAACGAGAGCAAAAAGTGTTTTTCTCATTTGAGAATCCTCCTCAAATCCTATTAAGTTAATAATTATCGAACTGTTTAAATTTCTTATCCCAGGGTAAAGGATACTATGGAACGTCGACCAGGTATTCACCAGTCTTCAAAAAGCACCTCCTTCCGCACAAATTTTATTATACTCAAAATATCCAACTTTTTTCATTTACCATCTTTTCGGTAGCTCTTTTCAAATACATGAGCGTTTTTATCGAAAAACGGTAATAACACCTCTTTTTTCGCTATTTTTTCACGTCCGGCCTGAAGGCCATCATGTCAAATAACAAATCGCAGTTTGAGATATCCATGGTTCTTTTATCGTCTAAAACAGCTGAAACTTTAGTTGACCTCGACAAATATTTCTTCACTCTTTTCACCTCAAATCTTTACTATTCATCCACAGTAGGTGCACATTTCGTTCCTAAATGTATGGAGCAGTAACGTATTTTGAGACACAAGGTGTATCTACTGAATAAACATATCGTTAGAGTTCAAGATCTATTTTGGGATGTAGTATCAGGAAAATGATTACCGCCCTTTCGCTGTATAATAAAGTATACACTAGGAATATTTTACCTACCAGTATAAACATGACTGGACACATGAACACCCGGCGAAATTATCCGTAAATCAGTACGCGCCAGTGTATACATTCGCCAAGTTGGCTTCATAATTACAACTTACTGGATAAGTGACGATTGGCTCTTGAAAAGAGCTATCGGCTGGTACATACTTACCGCTTGCAAAATGGTGGGCGTAGCTCAGTTGGTAGAGCTCTGGATTGTGGCTCCAGCGGTCGTGGGTTCAAGTCCCATCGCTCACCCCATAAAATGCACTTTCTTTCATGCGCCGGTAAAAGCGAGTTTGCATAAAAATAGCCGGTCGATTATACTTTCAAGGGATGATAACGTAATAAATAGTTTTTCAACGTAAAACAAATGAGGTAGTTAATGTCAGATCTTGATCCAAATTTAAGAGTTCTAATCGTTGACGATTTTGCTACTATGCGAAAAATTGAGCGGAACATACTTGGACAACTCGGAATAAAGAATGTCGATGAAGCCGATGATGGTTCGACTGCACTGCCAAAACTGCTGAACAATCCTTACGATGTAGTACTGCTTGACTGGAACATGCCCACCATGACCGGTCTTGAACTGCTACAGGCGATAAGGGCCGAGGACAACTTGAAAGATCTCCCTGTTTTGATGGTTACGGCTGAAGCGCTAAAAGATAATATTGTCGCCGCCGCTCAGGCAGGAGTAAATGACTACATCGTGAAGCCGTTCACTGCGGGAACCCTTGAAGAGAAACTGAAAAAGGTACTGAAGACATAACCGATTCTCAAGGTGAATTTTGATTCCTTCACCGGTTGAGGGAGAAATTTAGCCGCAGATATCAAGAAACCGTTACAGGGCAGAGAAATTCAGCTGTGCGGCTTACTCCATATCCTCAATCTCTTTTTTAAGAATTTTCGCCTCGACAAAATCATTTTTCAATTCCAGCGCCTTGTTAATATTGCCAAGCGCCTCATCTTTTCTACCCCATTCCTTGTAGGCACGGGACATATTGAAATAGAGCGCTTCGTCGGTAGAGTCTATCTCAAGTGCTTTTCGGTAGTTCCTGAGAGCCTCATCAAACATCTCGTTTTTCCTCAGCTCAATGCCGAGTTCGTTGAACAGGTCCAAGTTCTTTCTGTCAAAAAGATCGGTGCTCTCAGCCATTGCGTCGAAATGTTTTTTTGCTTCATCGGTCTCGCCCAACGCCATGTGCGCCTTGCCTTTACCCAGGTGAGCCTCAAGATTTTTATCGTCCTCCTTTAGAACTTTGCCGAACTCAAATGTTGCCGCATGGTATTCCTTCTTCTGGAGGTGTTCCTGAGCAACTTTTATCTGTTTGGAAACCTTTTCAGCCTTTTTCTGCTCTGCCGTTTTTTTCTTGAACTGACACTCATGCTTTGCGCAATCGCCGAATTTTTCCAGGAAATCGGCCTTATTTACTGTCAATGCCACAAACTTCGTATGCGTGCCGTCCGGCTTGAGGAAAAACAGCTCTACATCACCTTTGCTATTCTCCTTCGCGTAGTAATGCAATGCGTGAGATGAACTGGCGGCCGTGCCCGCTGAACCAAGCGTAAGCGGTTTTTGTTCGTAAAAGATCCCTTCGATCACCTTCGTCCCTCCAGTGATATAACTGGTAAATAAAGCCGTGCAAGATAACTGCTATGGCGCGAAACCACTTACAAAGTCTCTTCAGCACTTCCTGGCGCTGTCGGTTCTGCCGCCTCCGGCGCTACTCCAGTATTAGCAAGCGGTGTAGCGGCGGCCGGGCTGTTTTTTACCTTTGCTTCCCTGAACTTCTTAAGCTGTGACAGGAACCACGCATTACCAGGATTCAGTTTCATGGCGCGCAAAACATTTTCGATAGCCTTATCGTACTCCCCTTTTCGGAAATAGATTTCCGCAAGCGTGTCAATGTAGTCGGGAAGATTTGAATCATACTTCATAGAATCGATCGATCTTTTTTCAGCAATATCAAGATCCTTCATTTCCATCGCCAGCGCCCAGGCGAGGCGGTTGAGTGCCGGAGTAAAATCGGGATCCAATTCAAGGATCTTGTTGCAGTAATAAATGGACCTGCTCCATTCCCCCAGCTTGCTGTATGTCGTTGCAAGCCCGTGGTAGGCACGTATATTGTCAGGCTCCTGGGCAAGAGCAAGATTAAAGAACTCTATAGCTTTATCCGTTAAACCTTCGGTCAGGTGTTCATAG from Nitrospinota bacterium encodes:
- a CDS encoding tetratricopeptide repeat protein produces the protein MIEGIFYEQKPLTLGSAGTAASSSHALHYYAKENSKGDVELFFLKPDGTHTKFVALTVNKADFLEKFGDCAKHECQFKKKTAEQKKAEKVSKQIKVAQEHLQKKEYHAATFEFGKVLKEDDKNLEAHLGKGKAHMALGETDEAKKHFDAMAESTDLFDRKNLDLFNELGIELRKNEMFDEALRNYRKALEIDSTDEALYFNMSRAYKEWGRKDEALGNINKALELKNDFVEAKILKKEIEDME
- a CDS encoding response regulator; its protein translation is MSDLDPNLRVLIVDDFATMRKIERNILGQLGIKNVDEADDGSTALPKLLNNPYDVVLLDWNMPTMTGLELLQAIRAEDNLKDLPVLMVTAEALKDNIVAAAQAGVNDYIVKPFTAGTLEEKLKKVLKT